One Candidatus Rokuibacteriota bacterium DNA segment encodes these proteins:
- a CDS encoding tetratricopeptide repeat protein produces MRSRSGKVVAVVVLVVVALSAGCATMGLVETIESLLNKIKELLTAKKWDEALIRVAEVIRRDPTQWRAYLYGAQAYIGKAEWGQALTHARKVFEMAPRESETLTTLGEALLGAGTAALQRRAFGDAASHFVEYIKLRPADAQGYLNAGRAFLGLGNWGEAARVLVEGLGRASDPATRSQLVQGLLEGGRQALARGEYRGATSLLREYVRQDPANVAAYLDLGKAYWGSGERAEALGAFRRVLELAPQNEEARRFLFGR; encoded by the coding sequence TGCGCCACCATGGGTCTCGTCGAGACCATCGAGTCGCTGCTCAACAAGATCAAGGAGCTGCTCACCGCCAAGAAGTGGGACGAGGCCCTCATCCGGGTCGCCGAGGTGATCCGCCGCGATCCGACTCAGTGGCGAGCGTACCTCTACGGCGCCCAGGCGTATATCGGCAAGGCCGAGTGGGGCCAGGCCCTGACCCATGCCCGCAAGGTGTTCGAGATGGCGCCGCGAGAAAGCGAGACGCTGACGACGCTGGGCGAGGCTCTCCTCGGCGCCGGGACGGCCGCCCTCCAGCGGCGGGCCTTCGGCGATGCCGCGTCCCACTTCGTCGAGTACATCAAGCTGCGGCCCGCGGACGCGCAGGGCTATCTCAATGCGGGCCGCGCCTTCCTGGGCCTCGGGAACTGGGGCGAAGCCGCCCGTGTCCTGGTCGAGGGACTGGGGCGGGCGAGCGACCCCGCCACCCGCTCGCAACTGGTGCAGGGCCTGCTCGAGGGCGGCCGCCAGGCGCTCGCGCGCGGGGAGTATCGGGGGGCGACGAGCCTGCTGCGCGAGTACGTGCGCCAGGATCCGGCCAACGTCGCGGCCTACCTTGACCTCGGCAAGGCCTACTGGGGCTCGGGTGAGCGGGCCGAAGCGCTCGGCGCCTTCCGGCGCGTGCTCGAGCTGGCGCCGCAGAACGAGGAGGCGCGCCGCTTCCTCTTCGGACGATAA
- a CDS encoding mechanosensitive ion channel, translating into MTAREITIDLAIRYGFQLLGALVILAVGWLVARWVGNLTGRWLEQRRMEPPARKLLVHLVRIVVLVFAMVVALDKFGFQVAPLVAGIGVAGLGIGFALQGVLSNLVAGLTIIFTKPFRVGEYVEVLGVHGQVSAIELSTTTLAQVDQSRVVIPNRKIVGEILHNYGRIRQLHLSVGVAYGTDLERALAAARAEVEADPRVLKDPAPVIGVAALADSAITLAVRPWVSVDDCVAAEAALYQALVERFRTGGIEIPFPQCEVRMVQAQ; encoded by the coding sequence ATGACAGCCAGGGAAATCACGATCGACCTCGCGATCCGCTACGGCTTCCAGCTCCTGGGTGCGCTCGTCATCCTGGCGGTGGGCTGGCTCGTGGCCCGCTGGGTGGGCAACCTCACGGGGCGCTGGCTCGAGCAGCGGCGGATGGAGCCGCCGGCTCGGAAGCTCCTGGTGCACCTGGTGCGGATCGTCGTGCTTGTCTTCGCGATGGTGGTGGCGCTGGACAAGTTCGGCTTCCAGGTGGCCCCGCTGGTGGCCGGCATCGGGGTGGCCGGGCTCGGCATCGGCTTCGCCCTGCAGGGCGTGCTGAGCAACCTGGTGGCGGGGCTCACCATCATCTTCACCAAGCCCTTCCGGGTGGGGGAGTACGTCGAGGTGCTGGGCGTGCACGGACAGGTGAGCGCCATCGAGCTCTCCACCACGACGCTCGCCCAGGTGGACCAGTCGCGCGTGGTCATCCCGAATCGGAAGATCGTCGGCGAGATCCTGCACAACTACGGGCGAATCCGCCAGCTCCACCTGAGTGTCGGGGTGGCCTACGGGACCGATCTCGAGCGAGCGCTGGCTGCGGCACGGGCGGAGGTCGAGGCGGACCCGCGGGTGCTGAAAGACCCCGCGCCCGTGATCGGAGTCGCCGCGCTGGCCGACTCCGCCATCACGCTGGCAGTGCGACCGTGGGTGTCCGTGGACGATTGCGTCGCCGCGGAGGCCGCGCTGTACCAGGCCCTGGTCGAGCGCTTCCGGACGGGCGGGATCGAGATCCCGTTCCCCCAGTGCGAGGTGCGGATGGTCCAGGCGCAGTAG
- a CDS encoding acyl-CoA dehydrogenase family protein produces the protein MEFEYSRRTKEYLEQIKDFMGKYIYPAETTFYEQLRSGATRWQIPPIMEELKARARERGLWNLFLPESQRGAGLTNLEYAPLCELMGRSPIGPEAFNCSAPDTGNMEVLERYGTPEQKKQWLAPLLEGKIRSAFAMTEPKVASSDATNIEASIVRDGDQYVINGHKWWTSGIGDPRCKVLILMGKTDPKNPDKYKQQSQILVPRDAPGVKVIRMLTVFGYDDAPHGHGEVVFENVRVPVSNMILGEGRGFEIAQGRLGPGRIHHCMRQIGVAERALEAMCTRAMSRVAFGKRLAENDITLERIAQSRIEIDQARLLVLNAAYMMDTVGNKAAKQAIAEIKVAVPNMTLGVVDRAMQLHGGGGVSQEFPLATMWAHSRTLRFADGPDEVHRRQIGRLELRKHM, from the coding sequence ATGGAATTCGAGTACTCGAGGCGGACCAAGGAGTACCTGGAGCAGATCAAGGACTTCATGGGCAAGTACATCTACCCCGCCGAGACGACCTTCTACGAGCAGCTCCGCTCGGGGGCGACGCGCTGGCAGATACCGCCCATCATGGAGGAGCTGAAGGCCCGCGCCCGGGAGCGCGGGCTCTGGAACCTGTTCCTGCCCGAGAGTCAGCGCGGGGCGGGGCTCACCAACCTCGAGTATGCCCCGCTCTGCGAGCTCATGGGCCGCTCGCCCATCGGCCCGGAGGCCTTCAACTGCTCGGCGCCGGACACGGGCAACATGGAGGTGCTGGAGCGCTACGGCACGCCGGAGCAGAAGAAGCAGTGGCTCGCGCCCTTGCTCGAGGGCAAGATCCGCTCCGCCTTCGCCATGACGGAGCCGAAGGTCGCCTCCTCGGACGCCACCAACATCGAGGCCTCGATCGTCCGGGACGGCGACCAGTACGTGATCAACGGCCACAAATGGTGGACCTCGGGCATCGGCGACCCGCGCTGCAAGGTCCTCATCCTCATGGGCAAGACGGACCCCAAGAACCCCGACAAGTACAAGCAGCAGTCGCAGATCCTCGTGCCGCGGGACGCCCCCGGTGTCAAGGTCATCCGCATGCTCACCGTGTTCGGCTACGACGATGCCCCCCACGGTCACGGCGAGGTGGTCTTCGAGAACGTCCGGGTGCCGGTGTCGAACATGATCCTGGGCGAGGGGCGGGGTTTCGAGATCGCCCAGGGACGGCTCGGGCCGGGGCGCATCCACCACTGCATGCGCCAGATCGGCGTGGCCGAGCGCGCCCTGGAGGCGATGTGCACGCGGGCGATGTCGCGGGTGGCCTTCGGCAAGCGGCTGGCGGAGAACGACATCACACTGGAGCGCATTGCCCAGTCGCGGATCGAGATCGACCAGGCGCGGCTCCTGGTCCTCAACGCGGCCTACATGATGGACACGGTGGGAAACAAGGCGGCCAAGCAGGCCATCGCCGAGATCAAGGTCGCGGTGCCCAACATGACGCTCGGCGTGGTGGACCGCGCCATGCAGCTGCATGGCGGCGGCGGCGTGAGCCAGGAGTTCCCGCTGGCCACCATGTGGGCGCACTCGCGCACGCTGCGCTTCGCCGATGGCCCTGACGAGGTGCATCGCCGCCAGATCGGCCGCCTGGAGCTCCGCAAGCACATGTAG